Proteins encoded by one window of Flavobacterium sp. N502540:
- a CDS encoding aminopeptidase P family protein produces the protein MRYDSIPASLFENNRKRFVEKMQTNSLAILTSNDVMPNNTDDVMGFAQNNDLFYLSGIEQDETILVLYPDAFKEENRAILFVKEVSEHTLIWDGDFLTKEKVTALSGIKNVKWLHEFEKALQLFAFEADAIYLGHNEHIKRITSEMNTRQDRMIQWCKQKYPLHQYERVAKITRELRPVKSDEEIALIRKAVAISIEGFKALLKAVKHNVKEYELEAELAYHYIKNGGNRHAFKPIIASGKNACVLHYNTNDSVCQDGDMLLVDFGVCYGNYNSDTTRCLPVNGKFSPRQKEVYQSVLHCLKEGSKFLKPGVLSKEYELQMASLVEAELVKLGLITLEEIEAQDPENPVYKKYFMHGTAHFVGLDVHDVGLYSKPFEKGMVLTCEPGIYIREEGIGCRLENDYLLTEDGNINLSEDMPIEIEEIEQLLNTK, from the coding sequence ATGAGATACGATTCAATTCCGGCTTCTTTATTCGAAAATAACCGCAAGAGGTTTGTCGAAAAAATGCAGACTAACAGTTTGGCTATTCTTACTTCAAACGATGTGATGCCCAATAATACAGATGATGTCATGGGTTTTGCACAAAATAATGATTTGTTTTATTTGTCCGGAATTGAGCAGGACGAAACTATTTTGGTGCTCTATCCCGATGCTTTTAAAGAAGAAAACAGAGCTATTTTATTTGTAAAAGAAGTCAGTGAACATACATTAATCTGGGACGGAGATTTCTTGACCAAAGAGAAAGTTACGGCTCTTTCCGGAATTAAAAATGTAAAATGGCTGCACGAATTTGAAAAAGCCCTACAGCTGTTTGCCTTTGAGGCCGATGCCATTTATCTGGGGCACAACGAGCACATTAAGAGAATAACTTCGGAAATGAATACCCGCCAGGATCGAATGATTCAGTGGTGCAAGCAAAAATATCCGCTGCATCAATACGAGCGTGTAGCCAAAATAACGAGAGAGCTGCGTCCCGTAAAATCAGATGAAGAGATCGCTTTGATCCGAAAAGCGGTGGCAATAAGTATCGAAGGATTCAAAGCATTGTTAAAAGCGGTAAAGCACAATGTAAAAGAATACGAACTGGAAGCTGAACTCGCGTACCATTACATCAAAAACGGAGGAAATCGTCATGCTTTCAAACCCATTATCGCTTCGGGTAAGAATGCCTGTGTCTTACATTACAATACCAATGATTCGGTTTGTCAGGACGGCGATATGCTTTTGGTTGATTTTGGGGTTTGTTATGGTAATTATAATTCCGACACTACACGCTGTCTTCCGGTAAACGGAAAATTTTCTCCTCGTCAGAAAGAAGTTTACCAATCGGTTTTGCACTGTTTGAAAGAAGGATCAAAATTTTTAAAACCGGGTGTTTTATCGAAAGAGTATGAATTGCAGATGGCAAGTCTGGTTGAAGCCGAACTGGTAAAATTAGGTTTGATTACTTTGGAAGAAATTGAAGCGCAAGACCCCGAAAATCCTGTGTACAAAAAATACTTCATGCATGGAACGGCTCATTTTGTCGGACTGGATGTTCATGATGTGGGCTTGTATTCCAAACCTTTTGAAAAAGGAATGGTGCTTACCTGCGAGCCCGGAATTTATATTCGGGAAGAAGGAATCGGCTGTCGACTGGAAAATGATTATTTGTTAACCGAAGACGGAAACATCAATTTATCCGAAGATATGCCTATTGAAATTGAAGAAATAGAACAGTTATTAAATACCAAATAA
- a CDS encoding NAD(P)/FAD-dependent oxidoreductase, producing MKRVSIIGGGIIGLCTAYYLAKEGYEVTIFDQSPMDDGCSYGNAGMIVPSHIIPLAQPGMIAQGIKWMFDSQSPFYVKPRLDANLMKWGLQFYKHANEKHVANAMPALRDLSLLSKELYQDFARENNSFFYEEKGLLMLYKTDKVAHEMFHEGREAEKLGLKVDYLSAAAVAKLENGTKTDILGGIHYKGDAHLYPQKFMQFIKEELKRLKVEIHAGTTVQDFTFDHHKITKVVTDKGIFATDEVVLAAGSWSPSLAKKLGISVSILPGKGYSFTLKDQDHKPSIPSILCEGKVAVTPMNNDIRFGGTMEITHTGDTKINKNRLQGIINSINAFYPEMQVEMPENKDTWFGFRPCTPSGMPIITRAKKVVNLTFATGHAMMGLSLAPATGKIITEIISGKTTSVDTKMFQL from the coding sequence ATGAAAAGAGTAAGTATAATTGGAGGAGGTATAATAGGCTTGTGTACTGCATATTATCTGGCTAAAGAAGGATATGAGGTAACAATTTTTGATCAGTCTCCTATGGATGACGGTTGTTCTTATGGAAATGCCGGAATGATCGTTCCTTCGCATATTATTCCGCTGGCACAGCCCGGTATGATTGCTCAGGGAATCAAATGGATGTTCGACAGTCAGAGTCCGTTTTATGTAAAACCGAGATTAGATGCCAATTTGATGAAATGGGGGTTGCAGTTTTACAAACATGCCAATGAGAAACACGTCGCAAATGCAATGCCGGCACTGCGTGATTTGTCACTGTTGAGTAAAGAATTGTATCAGGATTTTGCCAGAGAAAACAATTCGTTTTTCTACGAAGAAAAAGGACTTTTGATGTTGTATAAAACCGATAAAGTAGCACATGAAATGTTTCATGAAGGACGAGAAGCCGAAAAACTGGGTCTAAAAGTAGATTATCTTTCTGCGGCAGCAGTTGCAAAATTAGAGAACGGTACTAAAACCGATATTTTAGGAGGGATACACTATAAAGGCGATGCCCATTTGTACCCACAAAAATTCATGCAGTTTATCAAAGAAGAATTAAAGCGCTTAAAAGTAGAAATTCACGCCGGTACAACAGTACAGGATTTTACTTTCGATCATCATAAAATTACGAAGGTCGTAACTGACAAGGGTATATTCGCCACAGATGAAGTTGTGCTGGCAGCCGGTTCCTGGAGTCCTTCATTGGCAAAAAAACTCGGGATTTCGGTTTCTATTTTACCGGGAAAAGGATACAGTTTTACACTGAAGGATCAAGATCACAAACCTTCGATTCCTTCGATTTTATGCGAAGGAAAGGTAGCCGTAACCCCTATGAACAATGATATTCGTTTTGGGGGAACGATGGAGATTACCCATACCGGAGATACCAAAATCAATAAAAACAGATTACAGGGAATCATAAACAGTATCAATGCGTTTTATCCTGAAATGCAGGTGGAGATGCCAGAAAATAAGGATACGTGGTTTGGTTTCAGACCCTGTACACCTTCCGGAATGCCAATTATCACCCGTGCCAAAAAAGTTGTAAATTTGACTTTCGCCACCGGACATGCGATGATGGGTTTAAGCCTTGCACCGGCAACCGGAAAAATAATCACGGAGATTATTTCAGGCAAAACAACTTCGGTTGATACTAAAATGTTTCAATTATAA
- a CDS encoding 4-hydroxyproline epimerase — MVKKTFFCVDAHTCGNPVRVVAGGGPNLTGANMSEKRQHFLKEFDWIRKGLMFEPRGHDMMSGSILYPPSDPANDFGILFIETSGCLPMCGHGTIGTITIAIEEGLITPKIPGKIKMEAPAGLVNIEYQQTGNKVDWVRLTNVKSYLAAEGLTIDCPELGEITFDVAYGGNYYAIVDPQENFSGIQDFSAGKIIQLSQEVRKRINAKYPDYFIHPENDTIRDVSHMLWTGEPLDPTSSGRNAVFYGDKAIDRSPCGTGTSARIAQLHAKGKLKPGEDFIHESYIGSKFIGKVVEETSIGEIPAIVPSIQGWAKVYGYNTIIIDEANDPYAHGFQVI, encoded by the coding sequence ATGGTAAAGAAGACTTTTTTTTGTGTAGATGCGCACACTTGCGGGAATCCTGTAAGAGTGGTGGCAGGCGGTGGGCCGAATTTGACGGGCGCTAACATGAGCGAAAAACGTCAGCATTTTTTAAAAGAATTTGACTGGATCCGCAAAGGACTGATGTTTGAACCTCGCGGACATGATATGATGAGCGGAAGCATTTTATATCCGCCAAGCGATCCTGCCAATGATTTCGGAATTTTGTTTATCGAAACTTCCGGTTGTCTGCCGATGTGCGGTCACGGAACCATTGGTACTATTACCATTGCCATTGAAGAAGGTTTGATTACCCCAAAAATACCGGGGAAAATAAAAATGGAAGCACCTGCCGGTCTTGTGAATATCGAGTACCAGCAAACCGGAAACAAAGTCGACTGGGTGCGTCTGACCAATGTAAAATCGTATTTGGCAGCAGAAGGATTAACTATTGATTGTCCTGAACTGGGTGAAATTACTTTTGATGTGGCATACGGAGGAAACTATTATGCGATTGTGGATCCACAAGAAAATTTCTCCGGAATTCAGGATTTCTCAGCCGGTAAAATTATCCAGCTGAGTCAGGAAGTCCGTAAGAGAATTAATGCCAAATATCCGGACTATTTTATCCATCCGGAAAATGATACCATTCGCGATGTGAGCCATATGCTTTGGACGGGAGAGCCTTTAGATCCAACATCGTCAGGTCGAAATGCTGTTTTCTACGGAGACAAAGCCATCGATCGCTCTCCGTGCGGTACCGGAACATCAGCACGAATTGCACAGCTGCATGCCAAAGGGAAACTTAAACCGGGAGAAGATTTTATTCACGAAAGTTACATTGGCAGCAAGTTTATTGGAAAAGTGGTAGAGGAAACTTCAATTGGAGAAATTCCTGCGATTGTACCAAGTATTCAGGGCTGGGCAAAAGTATACGGTTACAACACCATCATCATCGATGAAGCAAATGATCCGTATGCTCATGGTTTTCAGGTAATTTAA
- a CDS encoding aldehyde dehydrogenase (NADP(+)) translates to MITGKNYVGSTLKAAGNKTFKTFNPQQNVENPWVFTEATHEEIEEAVALAHQAFGTYKKCSGLERAGFLNAIAEEIVALGNDLLVQYCSESGFPMGRAEGERGRMVGQLRAFAQMLIEGSWVQAAIDTAITDRVPAPKEDLRKILVPLGPVVVFGSSNFPFAFSTAGGDTASALAAGCPVIVKSHSMHVGTGEMVASAIIKAAQKTNMPEGVFSNLIGGGTTLGTALVKHPLVKAVGFTGSIRAGRALFDLAAQRPEPIPVFAEMGSVNPVVLLPNAVKVNSQKWAAAYAGSITLGAGQFCTNPGLLFGIKGVELNKFSEELTQAIEKIEPFCMLHPSMKNGFEEGSATMLAQNGVTKIAEYQGDAAPNYGVQKVLTVDGKTFLENKILSHEVFGPVSVLVQCDDEQQLLAIINQLDGQLTGTIIGEPEELKNQDELIAAMQSKVGRLIFNGVPTGVEVCPSMIHGGPYPASSDSRFTAVGIHAVYRWVRPFSYQNWPNELLPAELQNENPLQILRTLNNIQTKSQIA, encoded by the coding sequence ATGATTACAGGAAAAAATTACGTGGGAAGTACACTTAAAGCTGCTGGAAATAAAACATTTAAAACATTTAATCCGCAGCAGAATGTTGAAAATCCCTGGGTTTTTACAGAAGCAACTCATGAAGAAATTGAAGAAGCAGTTGCTTTGGCTCATCAGGCATTTGGAACGTATAAAAAATGTTCCGGTTTAGAAAGAGCAGGTTTTTTAAATGCTATCGCTGAGGAAATCGTAGCTTTAGGAAATGATTTGTTAGTTCAGTATTGCAGTGAATCCGGCTTTCCAATGGGCAGAGCAGAGGGGGAGCGAGGCAGAATGGTTGGTCAGCTACGCGCGTTTGCCCAAATGCTCATTGAAGGGAGCTGGGTTCAGGCTGCAATTGATACGGCAATAACAGACAGGGTTCCTGCGCCAAAAGAAGATTTGCGTAAAATTTTGGTACCCCTTGGCCCGGTGGTGGTTTTTGGGTCCAGTAATTTTCCGTTTGCATTTTCAACAGCCGGCGGAGATACCGCTTCAGCATTAGCGGCAGGCTGTCCTGTGATTGTAAAAAGTCATTCGATGCATGTAGGAACAGGTGAAATGGTTGCTTCGGCTATAATAAAAGCAGCACAAAAAACAAATATGCCGGAGGGTGTTTTCTCCAATCTTATTGGTGGAGGAACAACTCTGGGAACCGCGTTGGTGAAACATCCGTTAGTAAAAGCAGTTGGTTTTACCGGAAGTATCCGTGCCGGAAGAGCCTTGTTTGATCTGGCAGCACAGCGACCGGAGCCAATTCCGGTTTTTGCTGAGATGGGGAGTGTAAATCCTGTGGTACTTTTGCCCAATGCCGTAAAGGTAAACAGTCAAAAATGGGCTGCGGCTTATGCGGGATCTATCACGCTTGGAGCAGGTCAGTTTTGTACCAATCCCGGATTACTGTTTGGTATTAAGGGAGTGGAATTGAATAAATTTTCGGAAGAATTGACACAGGCTATTGAGAAAATTGAGCCATTTTGTATGTTGCACCCCTCAATGAAGAATGGTTTTGAAGAAGGATCAGCAACAATGCTGGCACAGAATGGAGTCACTAAAATTGCAGAATACCAAGGTGATGCGGCACCAAATTACGGAGTACAGAAAGTTTTGACCGTAGACGGGAAAACTTTTTTAGAGAATAAAATCTTAAGTCATGAGGTTTTCGGACCTGTTTCGGTACTGGTGCAATGTGATGATGAACAACAATTGCTGGCCATTATCAATCAATTGGACGGGCAGCTGACAGGTACCATTATTGGAGAGCCTGAGGAATTGAAAAATCAGGACGAACTGATTGCAGCGATGCAGAGTAAAGTGGGACGATTGATTTTTAATGGTGTTCCTACGGGAGTTGAAGTATGTCCTTCAATGATTCACGGAGGGCCTTATCCGGCTTCTTCCGATTCGAGATTTACTGCCGTTGGAATTCATGCCGTTTATCGCTGGGTTCGACCGTTTAGTTATCAGAATTGGCCCAATGAATTATTACCTGCAGAATTGCAAAACGAGAATCCATTACAGATTTTAAGAACCTTAAATAATATTCAAACAAAATCCCAGATAGCATAA
- a CDS encoding dihydrodipicolinate synthase family protein, with protein MSIQWKGVMPAVTTKFTADDKLDFRMFEVNLQAQLEAGVEGIILGGTLGEASTLLEEERRELVKNTVSLVNNQVPVIMNIAEQTTRAAILAANKAEQDGAKGLMMLPPMRYKASDFETVTYFSEVAKNTSLPIMIYNNPVDYKIEVTLDMFEELLKFDNIQAVKESTRDISNVTRMINRFGDRLKILSGVDTLALESLLMGSDGWVSGLVCAFPKETVAIYKLAKAGRIDEALKIYRWFLPLLELDINSFLVQNIKLAEVATGIGTEYVRAPRLPLQGAEREKVLDIIAKSLASRPTLPDYKNL; from the coding sequence ATGAGTATTCAATGGAAAGGCGTTATGCCGGCAGTAACAACTAAATTTACTGCAGATGATAAATTAGACTTCAGAATGTTTGAAGTTAACTTACAAGCACAATTAGAGGCAGGTGTTGAAGGAATAATTCTGGGCGGAACATTAGGAGAAGCCAGTACTCTTTTGGAAGAGGAAAGAAGAGAATTAGTGAAAAATACGGTTAGTCTGGTAAACAATCAGGTACCGGTAATTATGAATATTGCAGAGCAAACTACACGTGCCGCAATTTTAGCAGCCAATAAAGCCGAACAAGATGGAGCAAAAGGTTTAATGATGCTGCCTCCAATGCGTTATAAAGCTTCTGATTTCGAAACGGTAACGTATTTTTCTGAAGTCGCAAAAAATACATCACTTCCAATAATGATATACAATAATCCGGTAGATTACAAAATTGAAGTTACACTGGATATGTTTGAAGAACTGTTGAAATTTGATAATATTCAGGCAGTAAAAGAATCAACAAGAGATATTTCGAATGTTACCAGAATGATTAACCGTTTCGGTGACCGATTAAAGATTTTATCAGGAGTAGACACTCTGGCTTTAGAGAGTTTATTGATGGGGTCCGATGGATGGGTTTCAGGTCTGGTATGTGCTTTTCCAAAAGAAACAGTTGCGATATACAAGTTAGCCAAAGCGGGTAGAATTGATGAAGCTTTGAAAATATACAGATGGTTTCTTCCTTTATTAGAATTAGACATCAATTCATTTTTAGTACAAAATATTAAGCTTGCAGAGGTAGCAACAGGTATTGGGACAGAATATGTTCGCGCACCAAGATTACCGCTTCAGGGAGCTGAAAGAGAAAAAGTTTTAGATATTATTGCCAAATCCTTAGCATCAAGACCAACTTTGCCTGATTATAAAAACTTGTAA
- a CDS encoding AraC family transcriptional regulator, translating to MKVFPFKIPKSGEDPLIYQEDREIVFYDKLHQHEEIQISFIEKGQGAIFAGDTISHYREGDILMIGSNLPHVFRSEVYDNESSIMRTLFFTTSSFGKDFFSLTTFKNIQPFLENSKNGFITHNPPKKIVKSFKKLNKSDNYERFILFLEIIKWLSNSEREQLSNHLYDKKITDNEGKRMQTVFEHVMTNYQKNINLDEIASIANMTKNAFCRYFKVRTNKSFFQFLIEVRIEHASKLLANNSELSVLEIAELCGFNNISNFNRKFKELKQTSPLQYRKLNL from the coding sequence ATGAAAGTTTTTCCATTTAAAATCCCTAAATCGGGAGAAGATCCTCTTATATATCAAGAGGATAGAGAGATTGTTTTTTACGACAAACTCCATCAGCACGAAGAAATACAAATTAGTTTTATCGAAAAAGGACAGGGTGCCATTTTTGCCGGAGATACCATCTCGCATTACCGCGAAGGTGATATCTTAATGATTGGAAGCAATTTACCTCATGTTTTCAGAAGTGAAGTATATGACAATGAATCTTCCATTATGCGTACCTTATTCTTTACTACAAGCTCGTTTGGAAAAGATTTCTTCTCCCTAACCACTTTCAAAAACATCCAGCCTTTTTTAGAAAACAGCAAAAATGGATTTATTACGCACAATCCCCCAAAAAAAATCGTCAAATCTTTCAAAAAGCTGAATAAATCAGACAACTACGAACGCTTCATTTTGTTTCTGGAAATCATAAAGTGGCTTTCCAACAGTGAGAGAGAACAGCTCTCCAACCATTTGTACGATAAAAAAATTACGGATAATGAAGGCAAACGAATGCAGACGGTATTCGAACATGTAATGACCAACTACCAAAAAAACATTAACCTGGATGAGATTGCCTCGATTGCCAATATGACTAAAAACGCATTCTGCCGGTATTTTAAAGTCCGGACCAACAAGTCATTTTTCCAGTTTTTAATAGAAGTGAGAATCGAACATGCTTCCAAACTGCTGGCCAACAACAGTGAACTTTCGGTTCTCGAAATTGCCGAATTATGCGGCTTTAACAACATCTCCAATTTCAACAGAAAGTTTAAAGAACTGAAGCAGACTTCTCCGTTGCAATACCGAAAACTGAATCTATAA